GTGACGCCTGCAGTGGTGGCCAATAATCCGCCTGCACGTTTTAACAGTTTTTCATGATCACGTTTTTGTACATCAGTTGAGCCACATTTTGGGCATTGAATGCTTGTTTGTTCAATCATGGGGTTGTGCTCGCTTGGAATAAAGTCCATTTATGTTGAATCATTTTTTGGTCATTGTATGCTGTTCTGAAAACAGGTTATCTGTCTAATTTGCATCACATATTTATGCACTCATGCTAGCCGAAACTCGGTCACATTTAAGCAGTAGGTTTGTAAATACAGATGCAGAGATTTAAATCTATTGGCATTTGCAGTGTGGTCACATAAGAGCTTAATCATTTCAATGAATTTAGTTTGAATAAATTGATATTTTATTTTGACCTGGTTCTTGGTTAGTTTAAATGCATCGTTAAACATTGAAAAATGAGAATAATTTGAAAAAAGTACTGACAGCGATCGCAACGATTGGATTAAGTTTAACGTTGATTTCTTGTGAAAAAACGCAACAGGCTGAAACGATGACTCAAAAAACGGATGAAACTGGTTTAGAGACTTTAAATATTGGTTATCAAAAAGCCGCACTTAAACTGATTGTAGCGAAAAAGAATCAGAATTTTGAACAGGCTTTTCCCGGTGTAAAAGTTGAGTGGAAAGAGTTTCCCGCAGGTCCACAAACGTTAGAGGCGTTGAATGCAGGTTCGATCGATTTTGGTTATACCGGCGATACCCCAGTGATTTTTGCCCTGTCGGGCAATAAGCCGATCAATTATTTGGCCTATGAAGTCAATTCAAAAAATGCGCACAGTCTACTTTTAGCCAAAGGTAGCCCAATTAAAACCTTACAAGATTTAAAAGGTAAACGGATTGCCTTAATGAAAGGTTCAAGTGCGCACTATTTCTTGGCTCAGATTTTAAATAAAGCTAATCTAAGTTGGCAGGATATTCAGCCGATCTGGCTCACGCCTGCAGATGGTCTTGCCGCTTTAGATAAAAAATCCATCGATGCGTGGGCGATTTGGGATCCGTACTCCAGTGCAGCGCAGTTAAAAGGGGATAATCAGGTATTGATCAGTGCCAGTGAATTTCCACCCGCATACAGTTTCTATTTATCTTCACCAAAATTTTTAAGTGCACATTCAAAACAAGCGCATAAGATTATTGAAACGCTGAATCAAACCGATGATTGGATTCAGGCGCATCCAGATGAAGCGGTTAAAATTCTGGCAGAAAGTACCGGATTGGATGAAGCGGTAGCCAAAAAAGTTTTTGAAAATCGCTTATCCTCAGTTCAAGCGAAATTGGTCGATGAAAATACCCTGCAAGAACAACAGAAAATTGCAGACTTATTTGCAAGTCTAAAATTAATTCCGCATTCGGTAGTACTGAAAGATCATGTTTGGAAGGGGAAATAAGCTTTTAAAAATAATTTTCTAAGCTAAAAAAAAGAGCACTTAATGTGCTCTTTTTTTTACGTGGCATCTCGCAAGAGATTAGTCACGAACGAATTCAACAGTACCATTTGCCAATGACTGAACACGTGCCAATGATTCAACACGGTAGCCTTTTTCCAGCAATAAATCACGACCTGGTTGGAATGATTTTTCAATCACGATTCCAATACCCACCACAGATGCATCTGCTTGGTGGATCAAGTCAGCAAGACCCAATGCAGCCTGACCATTTGCCAAAAAGTCATCGATTACAAGCACTTTATCTGTCGCAGTGATGTGCTTTTTCGAAATCGCAATGGTGCTTTCAATTTGTTTTGTGAAAGAGAACACTTTTGAACGGTAAAGATCATCTTTTAAAGTTAAAGATTGATACTTACGTGCAAAAATGACTGGAACACCAAGTTCTAATCCTGCCATAACTGCAGGTGCAATACCTGAAGCTTCGATTGTAATGATTTTGGTGATTCCGGCATCTTTAAATAGACGCGCGAATTCTTGACCAATTTGTTGCATCATTACAGGGTCAATTTGATGGTTAAGGAAAGAATCGACTTTCAAAACTTGATCAGATAGAACGATACCTTCACTCAAGATTTTCTGTTCTAGTGCGTGCACGGGGAGAATCCTCTAAGGGCAAGATGCTTAGTAAAGCAAAGGCGTATTTTAAAAAGCATCTTGAAAAATGCAAGTAAAATTGATCAAAAAAGATTAATTACTTGTCCCTTTGTAGCCAGTCAGCAATAAACCGTAAGAACTGTCTTTGTCTTGGTGGGTTACTTTCACTGGTAAGTAATCCAATTTAGGAGCCAGCCAGAAGGTGGTATCACGACCCGGTTTATGGTGTTTCATCACCACTTTAATGGTATCAAAGGTACCATAGTTGGTTTTGATGGTTTCATTGCCTTGTTTAACAAATTTACGTGTATCAATGCCTTTGGCGTCCGCCATTAAATAACTGGATTTTAAACCTGAGGATTTTAAATCTTCACGAATTTGCAATTCAGCATTCAGTTCATCCAAGACCCCAGACTGCCATGCAAAAGAACGCGCTTCTTTGTCTTTCATGGTATTGATGGTTTTAGCACTCGGATTAAATTTAATACTCATGGTGTTGTTGTGCACCAAAATTTTACTTGAGCGACTAAAGTTGTTCGACACCAATTGCTTACCATTCAAAGTGAAATTACTGGTCTCAGTTGCAGAGGCAATCACACCTGCTTTGGCTGCAAATACATATTTCCAGCTGTTGCCTGACTTGGACAAAGTACGGGTCGCAGAACCCATGTTTTTACCATTGTATTGAAATTGGTAGCTGGCTTGGAAAGGGCTCATTGCCATAGCTTGGGTAGACAAGCCTGCAAATAACATTGTACCCGTGATGCTTGTTGCCAAACCAAAGTGTTTCAATGTTAAATCAGCCATATGTATGTCCTTAGCGAAGAATAATGAACGCTTGATTTTTAAAACTTAAAGCCATTATGCGACCCAATAAAGAAGAAAAAATCAAGATTTATGCGCATTCTGTGAATTTGTGTAACTTAAACTTCCATCCGAATATTAAGTATTCAAAAGCTTAACGATTACTTCTGTTGAATCGGAGTGATTTTATCATCCAAGTCTTCTTGGTCTTTGGCTTTGTCCTTCACTCGATCTTTATTAAGATCTTTCAAAGTGACGATATCATCATCTTCATCAAAGCGTTCTGAGTTGGCCTTATTAAATATCGCGAGCAAATTCACGTTACCAATGATCACCATTTCAGTTTCACGTAATTCAGCATGATTGACATGGACTTTATTTAAAGTGTCCATAATCGAACGATTTTTGCCTAACCAACGATTTAAATCCAAATGCAACAATTCATCTTTGACTTTCAGCACGTCAAAGCGTTCTAAAATCATGCCCAGTGGGTCTTTGTG
The sequence above is drawn from the Acinetobacter lanii genome and encodes:
- a CDS encoding DUF3108 domain-containing protein; the encoded protein is MADLTLKHFGLATSITGTMLFAGLSTQAMAMSPFQASYQFQYNGKNMGSATRTLSKSGNSWKYVFAAKAGVIASATETSNFTLNGKQLVSNNFSRSSKILVHNNTMSIKFNPSAKTINTMKDKEARSFAWQSGVLDELNAELQIREDLKSSGLKSSYLMADAKGIDTRKFVKQGNETIKTNYGTFDTIKVVMKHHKPGRDTTFWLAPKLDYLPVKVTHQDKDSSYGLLLTGYKGTSN
- a CDS encoding aliphatic sulfonate ABC transporter substrate-binding protein; protein product: MKKVLTAIATIGLSLTLISCEKTQQAETMTQKTDETGLETLNIGYQKAALKLIVAKKNQNFEQAFPGVKVEWKEFPAGPQTLEALNAGSIDFGYTGDTPVIFALSGNKPINYLAYEVNSKNAHSLLLAKGSPIKTLQDLKGKRIALMKGSSAHYFLAQILNKANLSWQDIQPIWLTPADGLAALDKKSIDAWAIWDPYSSAAQLKGDNQVLISASEFPPAYSFYLSSPKFLSAHSKQAHKIIETLNQTDDWIQAHPDEAVKILAESTGLDEAVAKKVFENRLSSVQAKLVDENTLQEQQKIADLFASLKLIPHSVVLKDHVWKGK
- a CDS encoding xanthine phosphoribosyltransferase produces the protein MHALEQKILSEGIVLSDQVLKVDSFLNHQIDPVMMQQIGQEFARLFKDAGITKIITIEASGIAPAVMAGLELGVPVIFARKYQSLTLKDDLYRSKVFSFTKQIESTIAISKKHITATDKVLVIDDFLANGQAALGLADLIHQADASVVGIGIVIEKSFQPGRDLLLEKGYRVESLARVQSLANGTVEFVRD